The following proteins are encoded in a genomic region of Diabrotica virgifera virgifera chromosome 1, PGI_DIABVI_V3a:
- the LOC114334242 gene encoding protein Peter pan translates to MGRKKVGRSVKKNLNQNIESNDIVQAPHSFVIHRGISGGNTLELTKDFRKVMEPFTASSLKERKKNTIKDFVSIAGPLHVSHLSIFSRTELGMYLKIMRLPRGPTLTFKIHNYSLARDVVSSLKKQRVVEGAFKHSPLIVLNSFSGEGLQLKLMASMFQNMFPTINLTNVDLNTVKRCVLMNYNPTTKLIDFRHYSIKVAPVGISRGVKKVVQGKIPNLSRCNDITEFFTKAGMMSESEAEEDPQNHVILAQKIASRGNVESGKSAIRLSELGPRLSLQLIKIEDGLLDGEVLYHELVHKTEEEKEEIQKKREQKKKLKEKRKKVQEANKKAKDDAKQKLKENSMKGILKNKENEESKDAEDEVDKDDDSQYYKEDVGEAPDADLFTSKPGGKRKFEPLHYKNKKRKLDESDNSSQKNNEQGFKDKRKGSKPSFQVKNKFSKGSSFTDKKGGSFKDKKGGSFKDKKGGSFKDKKGGSFKDKRGGSFKDKRGDKQQFKRNNKFKNQDKTNSRNRDQRPIGGNFANKNKKNFKSKNKR, encoded by the exons atgggtCGAAAGAAGGTTGGTCGTTCGGTTAAAAAGAATTTAAACCAGAATATCGAGTCCAATGACATTGTTCAAGCGCCACATTCATTTGTAATCCATAGAGGAATTTCAGGAGGCAATACTTTAGAATTAACTAAAGACTTTAGGAAAGTTATGGAACCTTTTACAGCATCTTCTCTAAAG GAGAGGAAGAAAAACACTATTAAAGATTTTGTATCTATAGCTGGACCCTTGCATGTATCCCACTTGTCAATATTTTCTAGAACAGAGTTAGGAATGTATCTAAAAATTATGAGGCTTCCAAGGGGACCAACGTTAACTTTTAAAATCCACAATTATTCATTAGCGAGAGATGTAGTATCATCTTTAAAGAAGCAAAGAGTGGTCGAAGGTGCTTTCAAACACTCTCCCCTAATAGTTTTAAATAGTTTCAGTGGAGAAGGCCTGCAACTTAAGCTGATGGCTTCGATGTTCCAGAATATGTTTCCTACTATAAACTTGACCAACGTGGATTTAAATACTGTGAAGAGATGtgttttgatgaattataatccTACTACAAAATTAATAGATTTTAGGCACTACAGCATTAAGGTAGCTCCTGTTGGTATTTCTAGGGGTGTCAAGAAAGTTGTGCAGGGTAAAATACCTAACTTGTCTAGGTGTAATGATATTACAGAGTTTTTTACCAA GGCTGGTATGATGTCAGAAAGTGAAGCAGAAGAGGATCCACAAAACCATGTGATACTGGCACAAAAAATAGCATCCAGGGGAAATGTAGAGTCCGGAAAATCTGCTATAAGATTAAGTGAATTGGGCCCAAGGTTGTCATTGCAACTTATTAAGATTGAAGATGGTCTTCTTGATGGTGAAGTCTTGTATCATGAATTGGTACACAAAACTGAAGAAGAGAAGGAAGAGATACAAAAGAAAAGAGAACAAAAGAA GAAATTGAAAGAGAAGAGGAAAAAGGTACAAGAAGCCAACAAAAAGGCCAAAGATGATGCTAAAcagaaattaaaagaaaattctATGAAGGGTATACTCAAGAACAAAGAAAATGAGGAATCTAAAGATGCTGAAGATGAAGTAGATAAAGATGATGATAGTCAATACTACAAAGAAGATGTTGGAGAAGCACCTGATGCAG ATTTGTTCACTTCAAAACCTGGAGGAAAAAGAAAGTTTGAACCTTTgcattacaaaaataaaaagagaaaattggACGAATCTGACAACTCATCGCAAAAAAATAATGAGCAAGGTTTTAAGGATAAAAGGAAAGGTTCAAAACCAAGTTTCCAAGTAAAGAATAAATTCTCGAAAGGATCATCATTTACGGATAAAAAGGGAGGATCATTTAAGGATAAAAAGGGAGGATCATTTAAGGATAAAAAGGGAGGATCATTTAAGGATAAAAAGGGAGGGTCATTTAAGGATAAAAGAGGAGGATCATTTAAGGATAAAAGGGGAGACAAACAGCaatttaaaagaaataataaatttaaaaaccaGGATAAAACAAATTCACGGAATAGGGATCAAAGGCCAATAGGAGGAAATTTTGCAAATAAGaataaaaagaattttaaatcaaaaaacaaacgataa